One region of Pyramidobacter sp. YE332 genomic DNA includes:
- a CDS encoding ABC transporter ATP-binding protein codes for MATKLVPVPSRALVPERDAGRAPILECVNLGLTIGGLKIVENFNLTIGRTEIAGLIGPNGAGKTTVFNLLTKVYHPTTGTVLLDGQDTVGMTPAQANRLGIARTFQNIRLFKNLSVADNVKVAMTNDIHYGLFGAILRLPRYRRQELAAHRRALKLLSIFDMQGLADVKAGSLPYGAQRRLEIVRALATYPSLLLLDEPAAGMNPSETRELIDSIRRVHEMFPIAIMLIEHDMNLVMNLCEGICVLNFGRVIAKGAPADIQSDPAVIEAYLGRQKEG; via the coding sequence ATGGCCACTAAACTCGTTCCCGTCCCCTCGCGCGCGCTGGTTCCCGAGCGCGACGCCGGACGCGCCCCGATCCTGGAGTGCGTCAATCTCGGACTGACGATCGGCGGTCTGAAGATCGTCGAGAACTTCAACCTCACCATCGGTCGCACGGAGATCGCCGGGCTGATCGGTCCCAACGGCGCCGGCAAGACGACGGTCTTCAACCTGCTCACCAAAGTCTACCACCCCACCACGGGCACCGTGCTGCTCGACGGGCAGGATACCGTCGGCATGACGCCGGCGCAGGCCAACCGCCTCGGCATCGCCCGCACGTTCCAGAACATCCGACTTTTCAAGAACCTCAGCGTCGCCGACAACGTCAAAGTCGCCATGACCAACGACATCCACTACGGCCTGTTCGGCGCGATCCTGCGCCTGCCGCGCTACCGCCGCCAGGAACTGGCCGCCCATCGCCGCGCTCTCAAGCTGCTGTCCATCTTCGACATGCAGGGTCTGGCCGACGTCAAGGCCGGTTCGCTGCCCTACGGCGCGCAGCGCCGCCTCGAGATCGTGCGCGCTCTCGCCACCTACCCGTCGCTGTTGCTGCTCGACGAGCCGGCGGCAGGCATGAATCCCTCGGAAACGCGCGAGCTGATCGACAGCATCCGCCGCGTGCACGAGATGTTCCCGATCGCCATCATGCTCATCGAACACGACATGAATCTGGTCATGAACCTGTGCGAGGGCATCTGCGTGCTCAACTTCGGGCGCGTCATCGCCAAGGGCGCGCCGGCGGACATCCAGAGCGACCCCGCCGTCATCGAGGCCTACCTCGGCCGGCAGAAGGAGGGCTAA
- a CDS encoding branched-chain amino acid ABC transporter permease — MKRLINLKRPEARRVYGTYALVALAYVVLQTMISTRTLSSSMRGMLVPICAYMVMAVALNLVVGVLGELSLGHAGFMSVGAFTGVACAILLQDLVPFAPLRLSVSMAAGAAFAALAGFLIGIPVLRLKGDYLAIVTLAFGEIIKSVLNNFYMGVDKAGLHFSMLADTTGLLPGGRLIVGGPMGVGGIRKIATFGAGFALVMIALVVVYNLINSRMGRAFQAVRDDRIAAESVGIDVTRYKMTAFVVSAALAGAAGCLFAMNYSTIVANKFDFNTSILILVFVVLGGQGNMLGSIVAAAALTILPEKLREFRDYRMLIYAVLLIAIMLGSNNAAVRNFFARLKLFGRASKEEALHGH, encoded by the coding sequence GTGAAACGTCTGATCAACCTCAAAAGACCCGAAGCCCGCCGCGTTTACGGCACGTACGCGCTGGTGGCGCTGGCCTACGTCGTTCTCCAGACCATGATCTCGACGCGGACGCTCAGTTCGTCCATGAGGGGGATGCTGGTGCCGATCTGCGCCTACATGGTCATGGCCGTAGCGCTGAATCTGGTGGTGGGCGTGCTCGGCGAGCTGTCGCTGGGGCACGCCGGCTTCATGTCCGTGGGCGCGTTCACGGGCGTCGCCTGCGCCATCTTGCTGCAAGATCTCGTCCCCTTTGCGCCCCTGCGTCTGTCCGTTTCCATGGCGGCGGGGGCGGCGTTCGCGGCGCTGGCCGGTTTTTTGATCGGCATTCCCGTGCTGCGGCTCAAGGGCGATTACCTGGCCATCGTCACGCTGGCGTTCGGCGAGATCATCAAAAGCGTGCTGAACAACTTTTACATGGGCGTCGACAAGGCGGGGCTGCACTTCAGCATGCTGGCCGACACAACGGGGCTGCTGCCCGGCGGCCGTTTGATCGTCGGCGGCCCGATGGGCGTCGGCGGCATCCGCAAGATCGCCACGTTCGGCGCCGGCTTCGCGCTGGTGATGATCGCGCTGGTCGTCGTCTACAATCTCATCAACAGCCGTATGGGGCGCGCCTTCCAGGCCGTCCGCGACGACCGTATCGCCGCCGAGAGCGTCGGCATCGACGTCACCAGGTACAAGATGACCGCCTTCGTCGTTTCCGCGGCGCTGGCGGGCGCGGCCGGCTGCCTGTTCGCCATGAACTACTCCACGATCGTCGCCAACAAGTTCGACTTCAACACTTCGATCCTGATCCTCGTCTTCGTTGTTTTGGGCGGCCAGGGCAACATGCTCGGCTCCATCGTCGCCGCCGCGGCGCTGACGATCCTGCCGGAAAAGCTGCGCGAGTTCCGCGATTACCGCATGCTGATCTACGCGGTGCTGCTGATCGCCATCATGCTGGGCTCCAACAACGCGGCCGTGAGGAATTTCTTCGCGCGGCTGAAACTTTTCGGCCGCGCCTCAAAGGAGGAAGCCCTCCATGGCCACTAA
- a CDS encoding branched-chain amino acid ABC transporter permease has protein sequence MTFLNFFISGVGLGSIYAIIALGYTMVYGIAKMLNFAHGDVIMVGAYVCFYAVFRFHLPAIAGVVLAMAVCTLLGIVVEKLAYKPLRQAPSLAVLITAIGVSYFLQNTALLLWTSNPKVFPSVVGHGAVKLFGGRLSISHVTIVTIVSCLAIMTALSWFVGRTRMGKAMRACSEDKGAALLMGINVNATISLTFAIGSGLAAAAGALLCSAYPTLMPTTGSLPGIKAFTAAVFGGIGSIPGAFLGGLLLGVIEIFAKAYISTQLSDAVVFAVLIVVLLVKPAGLLGRQMQEKV, from the coding sequence ATGACCTTTCTGAACTTCTTTATCAGCGGCGTCGGCCTGGGCAGCATCTACGCAATCATCGCGCTGGGCTACACCATGGTCTACGGCATCGCCAAGATGCTCAACTTCGCTCACGGCGACGTGATCATGGTCGGCGCCTATGTCTGTTTCTACGCCGTGTTTCGCTTCCACCTGCCGGCGATCGCCGGCGTTGTTCTGGCCATGGCGGTCTGCACGCTGCTGGGCATCGTCGTGGAAAAGCTGGCCTACAAGCCGCTGCGCCAGGCCCCGTCGCTGGCGGTGCTGATCACGGCCATCGGCGTCAGTTACTTTTTGCAGAACACGGCGCTGCTGCTGTGGACGTCGAATCCCAAGGTGTTCCCCTCGGTGGTCGGGCACGGCGCGGTCAAACTGTTCGGCGGCCGGCTTTCCATCTCTCACGTGACGATTGTGACGATCGTCTCCTGTCTGGCGATCATGACGGCGCTGTCGTGGTTCGTCGGACGCACGCGCATGGGCAAGGCGATGCGCGCCTGTTCGGAAGACAAGGGCGCGGCGCTGCTGATGGGCATCAACGTCAACGCCACCATTTCGCTGACGTTCGCCATCGGTTCCGGGCTGGCGGCCGCAGCCGGCGCGCTGCTGTGCTCGGCCTATCCGACGCTGATGCCGACGACGGGTTCGCTGCCGGGCATCAAGGCGTTCACGGCGGCCGTTTTCGGCGGCATCGGCTCCATTCCCGGCGCTTTTCTGGGCGGGCTGCTGCTGGGCGTGATCGAGATCTTCGCCAAGGCATACATCTCCACGCAGCTCTCCGACGCCGTGGTCTTCGCCGTGCTGATCGTGGTACTGCTGGTCAAGCCCGCGGGACTGCTGGGCCGTCAGATGCAGGAAAAGGTGTAG
- a CDS encoding ABC transporter substrate-binding protein, whose protein sequence is MKKDVFVFAFVFAASMMAGCAFGADAFKLGGTAPLTGGAAIYGNAAKNGAQIAVDEINAAGGIRFELNYEDDTHDAEKAVNAYNALKDWGMQLSLGSVTSKPCEATAAENFADRIFALTPSASAVAVTAGKDNVFQMCFVDPNQGSASAQYIAGKALARKVAVIWKNDDVYSKGIHDTFATKAAEAGLEVVSDTTFADGNDTDFSVQLADAQKSGAELVFLPMYYQHASLILAQAAAMNFAPKWFGVDGMDGILTMEGFNKDLAEGVMLLTPFNADSTDERTAAFVAEYRKRFGEVPNQFAADAYDCVYAYKQALENAKAAPDMNAEKLCELMIGQFTTMTFNGLTGGNMTWKANGEISKDPKGMIIRNGAYVGLD, encoded by the coding sequence ATGAAAAAGGATGTATTCGTATTCGCTTTCGTTTTCGCCGCCTCCATGATGGCTGGCTGCGCCTTCGGCGCCGACGCCTTCAAGCTGGGCGGCACGGCTCCGCTGACGGGAGGCGCCGCCATTTACGGCAATGCCGCCAAGAACGGCGCGCAGATCGCCGTCGACGAGATCAACGCGGCCGGCGGCATTCGGTTTGAGCTGAATTACGAGGACGACACGCACGACGCCGAAAAGGCCGTCAACGCCTACAACGCCCTCAAGGACTGGGGCATGCAGCTCTCGCTCGGCTCGGTCACGTCCAAACCCTGCGAGGCGACGGCCGCCGAGAACTTCGCCGACCGCATCTTCGCGCTCACTCCTTCCGCTTCGGCCGTCGCCGTGACCGCCGGCAAGGACAACGTGTTCCAGATGTGCTTCGTCGATCCCAATCAGGGCTCCGCCTCCGCACAGTACATCGCCGGCAAAGCTTTGGCCAGGAAAGTCGCCGTGATCTGGAAGAACGACGACGTGTACTCCAAGGGCATTCATGACACATTCGCGACCAAGGCGGCCGAAGCCGGCCTCGAAGTGGTCAGCGACACCACGTTCGCCGACGGCAACGACACCGACTTCTCGGTGCAGCTGGCCGACGCCCAGAAGTCCGGCGCGGAGCTGGTCTTCCTGCCCATGTACTATCAGCACGCCTCGCTGATCCTCGCTCAGGCGGCGGCCATGAACTTTGCGCCCAAGTGGTTCGGCGTGGACGGCATGGACGGCATCCTGACCATGGAAGGCTTCAACAAGGATCTGGCCGAAGGCGTCATGTTGCTGACGCCGTTCAACGCAGATTCCACGGACGAGCGCACGGCCGCTTTCGTGGCCGAGTATCGGAAGCGTTTCGGCGAAGTTCCCAATCAGTTCGCCGCCGACGCGTACGACTGCGTTTACGCTTACAAACAGGCGCTCGAAAACGCCAAGGCCGCGCCCGACATGAACGCCGAGAAGCTCTGCGAGCTGATGATCGGGCAGTTCACGACGATGACGTTCAACGGACTGACGGGCGGCAACATGACGTGGAAGGCCAACGGCGAGATCTCCAAGGATCCCAAGGGCATGATCATCAGAAACGGCGCTTACGTCGGGCTCGATTAA
- the nudC gene encoding NAD(+) diphosphatase: MLDENTAVLFQGDSVLLFQGRLPGAAEAGRLPLSDSGPFGSLGPAGCVWGRVEADAKLPEGWSAVSRRSFGEQFGREDFQAMSAAWGLADWHRQARYCGCCGAKMEPAPGEQHAMKCPSCGHTLFPVICPAMIVAVERDGKLLLAMNRRNRFNRFSVLAGFLEVGESIEDAVVREVREEVNVEVDRDSIQYLYSQYWPFPRSLMLACRARWKSGELRPDGVEIGEARWFAPEEIPDNIPGTLTVAGWLIRDFLARHPRRGNAAENR, from the coding sequence ATGCTTGACGAAAACACGGCCGTACTTTTTCAGGGCGATTCGGTCCTGCTCTTTCAGGGGCGCCTGCCCGGCGCCGCCGAGGCGGGGCGGTTGCCGTTGAGCGACTCGGGGCCCTTCGGCAGTCTCGGTCCCGCTGGCTGCGTCTGGGGACGCGTCGAAGCGGACGCAAAACTCCCCGAGGGCTGGAGCGCCGTCAGCCGCCGCTCCTTCGGCGAGCAGTTCGGCAGGGAAGACTTTCAGGCCATGAGCGCCGCCTGGGGCCTGGCCGACTGGCATCGTCAGGCCCGCTATTGCGGCTGCTGCGGCGCGAAGATGGAGCCCGCGCCCGGCGAGCAGCACGCCATGAAGTGCCCCAGCTGCGGGCACACGCTCTTTCCCGTCATCTGCCCGGCCATGATCGTGGCCGTCGAGCGCGACGGCAAGCTACTGCTGGCCATGAACCGGCGGAACAGATTCAACCGTTTCAGCGTGCTGGCGGGATTTCTCGAAGTCGGCGAGTCGATCGAAGACGCCGTCGTCCGCGAGGTGCGCGAGGAAGTGAACGTCGAAGTGGACCGGGACAGCATCCAGTATCTGTACAGCCAGTACTGGCCGTTTCCCCGCTCGCTGATGCTGGCCTGCCGCGCCCGCTGGAAGAGCGGCGAGCTCCGCCCCGACGGCGTGGAGATCGGCGAGGCCCGCTGGTTCGCCCCCGAGGAGATCCCCGACAATATCCCCGGCACGCTCACCGTGGCCGGTTGGCTGATCCGCGACTTTCTCGCGCGCCACCCGCGCCGCGGAAACGCCGCCGAAAACCGCTGA
- a CDS encoding FAD-binding protein, which translates to MNYDAIIVGAGPAGIFAAQELAGAGKRVLIVDKGRLIRERICPIMAGQADRCVNCPSCAVVSGWGGAGSASDGKLTITTGYGGNLEEYVGTAELERLMKAVDDRFVADGADPHLYEPSGQNVHDTIRRAASKGIKVLPARIRHIGTDASREVLDAMYRSLRDKCDILMNTFVQDILVENGAAVGVVTSDGTEHRAADVIVAPGRDGASWLEGIVRRLKLPIASMPVDIGVRVEVPDSACEELTRDFYEVKCLYNTPTFDDRVRTFCMNPSGFVVSEFNRTHGLVTVNGHSLKNTKSHNTNFAVLVTKNFTRPFTDPIGYATHIARLANMLAGGGLLVQRLGDLRDGRRSTPDRIARGMIEQTGPAVPGDLSLVLPHRHMTDIVEFLDALNVIMPGVNQNDTLLYGVEIKLYSLRLELGNNLAVPNVKHLYMAGDGAGVSRGIIQAAASGLVAGRAVLGA; encoded by the coding sequence ATGAACTACGATGCGATCATCGTCGGCGCGGGGCCGGCGGGGATTTTCGCGGCGCAGGAACTGGCCGGCGCCGGCAAAAGAGTGCTGATCGTCGACAAGGGGCGGCTGATCAGGGAACGAATCTGCCCGATCATGGCGGGGCAAGCCGACCGCTGCGTCAACTGCCCGTCCTGCGCGGTGGTGTCCGGCTGGGGCGGCGCGGGGTCGGCTTCCGACGGCAAGCTGACGATCACGACCGGCTACGGCGGCAACCTCGAAGAGTACGTCGGCACGGCGGAGCTGGAGCGCCTGATGAAAGCCGTGGACGACCGTTTCGTCGCCGACGGCGCCGATCCCCATCTTTACGAGCCGAGCGGGCAGAACGTGCACGACACGATCCGCCGGGCCGCCTCGAAAGGCATCAAGGTGCTGCCGGCCAGGATCCGCCACATCGGCACCGACGCCTCGCGCGAGGTGCTCGACGCCATGTACCGCTCCCTGCGCGACAAATGCGACATCCTCATGAACACCTTCGTACAGGACATCCTTGTCGAAAACGGCGCCGCCGTCGGCGTGGTCACGAGCGACGGCACGGAACACCGAGCCGCCGACGTCATCGTCGCGCCGGGACGCGACGGCGCTTCGTGGCTGGAGGGGATCGTCAGACGACTGAAGCTGCCGATCGCCTCGATGCCGGTGGACATCGGCGTGCGCGTCGAAGTGCCCGACAGCGCCTGCGAAGAGCTGACCCGCGACTTTTACGAAGTCAAATGTCTCTACAACACGCCCACGTTCGACGACCGCGTGCGCACTTTCTGCATGAACCCGTCGGGCTTCGTGGTCTCCGAGTTCAACCGCACGCACGGCCTCGTCACCGTCAACGGGCACAGTCTCAAGAACACCAAGTCGCACAACACCAACTTCGCCGTGCTCGTCACCAAGAATTTCACGCGCCCGTTCACCGACCCGATCGGCTACGCCACGCACATCGCCCGCCTCGCCAACATGCTGGCCGGCGGCGGATTGCTGGTGCAGCGCCTCGGCGACCTGCGCGACGGTCGCCGCTCCACGCCCGACCGCATCGCCCGCGGCATGATCGAGCAGACCGGTCCCGCCGTCCCCGGCGACCTCAGCCTCGTGCTGCCCCACCGCCACATGACCGACATCGTCGAGTTCCTCGACGCGCTGAACGTGATCATGCCCGGCGTCAACCAGAACGACACGCTGCTCTACGGCGTGGAGATCAAGCTCTATTCGCTGCGTCTCGAGCTGGGAAACAACCTCGCCGTGCCCAACGTCAAACATCTGTACATGGCCGGCGACGGGGCCGGCGTCAGCCGCGGCATCATCCAGGCGGCGGCCAGCGGACTTGTGGCCGGAAGGGCCGTTCTCGGCGCCTGA
- a CDS encoding ATP-binding cassette domain-containing protein, with the protein MLEVKKISFRYGSGPWILKDVSLSVAEGERVAILGPSGYGKSTLAKVMAGYERPGSGAVLWNGAPLPARGYCPVQLVYQHPEKALNPRWKMERSLYEAGPLDGEVLNEMGIRSIWYDRWPVELSGGELQRFCVARVMRPETRLLIADEMTTMLDALNQAHIWNFVLNYAERHRMGLVAITHNPSLAERVATRIIRIPELNRVEVDRRDL; encoded by the coding sequence ATGCTTGAGGTGAAAAAAATTTCTTTCCGCTACGGCAGCGGTCCGTGGATTTTGAAGGACGTCAGCCTCTCCGTGGCGGAAGGCGAGCGCGTCGCCATTCTCGGCCCCAGCGGCTACGGCAAGAGCACGCTGGCCAAGGTGATGGCCGGCTACGAGCGTCCCGGCAGCGGCGCAGTGCTGTGGAACGGCGCGCCGCTGCCGGCGAGAGGCTACTGCCCCGTGCAGCTCGTCTATCAGCATCCTGAAAAAGCGCTCAACCCGCGCTGGAAGATGGAAAGATCTCTGTACGAAGCGGGGCCGTTGGACGGCGAGGTGCTGAACGAAATGGGCATCCGTTCCATCTGGTACGACCGCTGGCCCGTCGAGCTGTCCGGCGGCGAACTGCAGCGCTTCTGCGTCGCCCGCGTGATGCGCCCCGAGACGCGCCTGCTGATCGCCGACGAGATGACCACCATGCTCGACGCGCTCAATCAGGCGCACATCTGGAACTTCGTGCTGAACTACGCCGAGCGCCATCGCATGGGACTCGTCGCCATCACGCACAATCCTTCGCTGGCCGAGCGCGTGGCCACGCGGATTATCCGCATCCCCGAACTGAACCGCGTGGAAGTGGACCGCCGCGACCTGTAA
- a CDS encoding ABC transporter ATP-binding protein, whose product MNEDKHILLDVRHLSVGFESYDARLEKVTFQAIADLSVTLSAGEILAVVGSSGSGKSLLAHAVMGILPGNARTGGEMFYRGEAMTAETKARLRGREIAFIPQSVAFLDPLMRVGPQVCGVPGRGRCAKMREAFAHFGLKPGVEKLYPFQLSGGMARRVLLSTAYVADAELIIADEPTPGLDLEIALEALKDFRVMADHGKAVLLITHDIDLALHVADAISIFYDGRVVETAAVSSFSGDGEGLKHPYSRALFRALPQNGFRLDRCAACGSSGATWDVDERGMRCGCHA is encoded by the coding sequence ATGAACGAAGACAAGCACATCCTGCTTGACGTGCGCCACCTGTCGGTCGGTTTCGAGAGCTACGACGCGCGGCTGGAGAAAGTGACGTTCCAGGCCATCGCCGATCTGAGCGTGACGCTGAGCGCGGGCGAGATTCTCGCCGTGGTCGGTTCCAGCGGTTCCGGCAAAAGCCTGCTGGCGCACGCGGTGATGGGCATTCTGCCCGGCAACGCGCGCACCGGCGGCGAGATGTTCTACCGCGGCGAAGCGATGACGGCGGAAACGAAAGCGCGGCTGCGCGGGCGCGAGATCGCCTTCATCCCCCAGTCGGTGGCGTTTCTCGACCCGCTGATGCGCGTCGGTCCCCAAGTCTGCGGCGTCCCGGGCAGGGGACGGTGTGCGAAGATGCGCGAAGCGTTCGCCCATTTCGGTCTGAAGCCGGGCGTGGAAAAACTCTATCCATTCCAGCTTTCGGGCGGCATGGCGCGGCGCGTGCTGCTCTCCACGGCCTACGTGGCCGACGCCGAACTGATCATCGCCGACGAGCCGACGCCGGGGCTCGATTTGGAGATCGCGCTGGAGGCGCTCAAAGACTTCCGCGTCATGGCCGATCACGGCAAGGCGGTGCTGCTGATCACGCACGACATCGACCTGGCGCTGCACGTCGCCGACGCGATCTCGATCTTTTACGACGGACGCGTCGTGGAGACGGCGGCCGTCAGCTCTTTCAGCGGCGACGGAGAAGGGCTGAAGCACCCGTACAGCCGCGCGCTGTTCCGGGCGCTGCCGCAGAACGGCTTTCGCCTCGACCGCTGCGCGGCGTGCGGTTCCAGCGGCGCGACCTGGGACGTGGACGAACGGGGAATGAGGTGCGGCTGCCATGCTTGA
- a CDS encoding ABC transporter permease, whose protein sequence is MSELACAKPARAWLNRRRKTLLMIGTGTLILSGVFVWGLLLPPESFEANYSARRLAPSLAHLFGTDNLGRDMFYRTVAGLSLSIRIGLLSAAISSVIALVLGSLSAIFGGTVDAVVNYLVDLCMGVPHLILLILISIAMGGGAAGVITGVAVTHWPNLTRLIRAEVMQIRSAQYVQVARRLGKGPLHIAVRHIVPHVFPQYVVGLILLFPHAILHEAGITFLGYGLPLDTPAMGVILSESMKYLAAGMWWPAFFPGVALLLVTQLFDGVGDYLRVLIDPHSARE, encoded by the coding sequence GTGTCTGAGCTTGCCTGCGCAAAACCGGCGAGGGCCTGGCTGAATCGCCGCCGCAAAACGCTGCTGATGATCGGCACGGGAACGCTGATCCTGTCGGGCGTATTCGTCTGGGGGCTGCTGCTGCCGCCGGAAAGTTTCGAGGCAAACTATTCGGCCCGCCGCCTGGCGCCGTCGCTGGCGCATCTGTTCGGCACGGACAATCTCGGGCGAGACATGTTCTACCGCACGGTCGCGGGGCTGTCGCTGAGCATCCGTATCGGCCTGCTGTCGGCGGCGATCAGTTCGGTGATCGCACTGGTCCTCGGCAGTCTGTCGGCGATCTTCGGCGGCACGGTGGACGCCGTGGTCAACTATCTCGTCGATCTGTGCATGGGCGTGCCGCACCTGATCCTGCTCATTCTGATTTCCATCGCCATGGGCGGCGGCGCGGCCGGCGTCATCACGGGCGTGGCGGTGACGCACTGGCCCAACCTGACGCGACTGATTCGCGCCGAGGTCATGCAGATCCGTTCGGCCCAGTACGTGCAGGTGGCCCGCAGGCTGGGCAAAGGGCCGCTGCACATCGCCGTACGGCACATCGTCCCGCACGTCTTCCCGCAGTACGTGGTGGGTCTGATCCTGCTGTTTCCGCACGCGATCCTGCACGAAGCGGGCATCACCTTCCTCGGCTACGGTCTGCCGCTGGACACGCCGGCCATGGGCGTGATCCTCTCGGAATCGATGAAGTATCTGGCGGCGGGGATGTGGTGGCCGGCGTTCTTCCCCGGAGTCGCGCTGCTGCTGGTGACGCAGCTTTTCGACGGCGTCGGCGACTATCTGCGGGTACTGATCGACCCGCACAGCGCCCGCGAATAG
- a CDS encoding ABC transporter permease, producing MNKSLLKYLSGSLTRMLLLLASASMLSFFLVTASPMNAVDAFLGEINVSDEQRAHIEEQWDLDKPPLQRYVIWAKRALHGDLGRSVSLHQPVASVLRERFKASLLLMGTAWTLSGALGLVLGVAAGTYRDSWLDKIVRTFSLVLASTPTFWIGLLVLVVFAVELRWFPLGLSIPIGRLASEVTWGERLHHLVLPALTLSITGVANIALHTRQKLIDVLESEYVVFARARGETLGQIIRRHGLRNIALPAVTLQCASVSELFGGSVLAEKVFSYPGLGATAVEAGLHADAPLLMGIALFSVLFVFAGNLAANLIYGFVDPQIREGGRSSV from the coding sequence GTGAATAAAAGCCTTCTGAAATATCTGAGCGGCTCGCTGACGCGAATGCTGCTCTTGCTTGCATCCGCTTCGATGCTCAGTTTCTTTCTGGTCACCGCCTCGCCGATGAACGCCGTCGACGCCTTTCTGGGCGAGATCAACGTCTCCGACGAACAGCGGGCCCACATCGAAGAACAATGGGATTTGGACAAGCCGCCGCTCCAGCGCTATGTGATCTGGGCAAAACGCGCGCTTCACGGCGATTTGGGCAGGTCGGTGTCGCTGCATCAGCCGGTTGCGTCGGTGCTGCGCGAGCGTTTCAAGGCCTCGCTGCTGCTGATGGGCACGGCATGGACGCTCTCCGGCGCGCTGGGGCTCGTTCTTGGCGTCGCCGCCGGCACGTATCGCGACAGCTGGCTCGATAAGATCGTCAGGACGTTCAGCCTCGTGCTGGCGTCGACGCCGACGTTCTGGATCGGTCTGCTGGTGCTGGTGGTCTTCGCCGTCGAGCTGCGCTGGTTCCCGCTGGGACTCTCCATTCCGATCGGGCGCCTCGCCTCGGAGGTCACCTGGGGCGAACGGCTCCATCACCTCGTCCTGCCGGCGCTGACATTGTCCATCACAGGCGTGGCCAACATCGCGCTGCACACGCGGCAGAAGCTGATCGACGTGCTCGAGAGCGAGTACGTCGTCTTCGCCCGCGCCCGCGGCGAGACGCTCGGCCAGATCATCCGCCGCCACGGCCTGCGCAACATCGCCCTGCCGGCGGTGACGCTGCAGTGCGCTTCGGTGAGCGAACTGTTCGGCGGCTCGGTGCTGGCGGAGAAAGTTTTCTCCTATCCAGGGCTTGGCGCCACCGCCGTCGAGGCGGGGCTTCACGCCGACGCGCCGCTGCTGATGGGAATCGCGTTGTTCAGCGTCCTTTTCGTGTTCGCCGGCAACCTCGCGGCCAACCTCATTTACGGCTTCGTCGACCCGCAGATCCGCGAGGGAGGGCGCTCCAGTGTCTGA